The following coding sequences lie in one Rhizobium sp. ZPR4 genomic window:
- the urtD gene encoding urea ABC transporter ATP-binding protein UrtD, with translation MIPDIKPNSMLYLNNVSVSFDGFKALNSLSIVIEPGELRAIIGPNGAGKTTMMDIITGKTRPDEGEVFFNGQIDLTKKDEADIAQLGIGRKFQKPTVFESHTVWDNLELALNRNRGVFATLFYRLTPADRDRIKEILETVRLSHRRDELAANLSHGQKQWLEIGMLLAQEPKLLLVDEPVAGMTDAETAETAVLLKEIAKTRSVVVVEHDMGFIRDLGVKVTCLAEGSVLAEGSIDFVSSDPKVIENYLGR, from the coding sequence ATGATTCCGGACATCAAACCCAACAGCATGCTCTATCTCAACAATGTCTCCGTTTCCTTCGATGGCTTCAAGGCTTTGAACTCGCTGTCGATCGTCATCGAGCCGGGCGAGCTTCGCGCCATCATCGGCCCGAACGGCGCCGGCAAGACCACGATGATGGATATCATCACCGGCAAGACGCGGCCTGACGAGGGCGAGGTGTTCTTCAATGGCCAGATCGACCTGACGAAAAAGGACGAGGCCGATATCGCCCAGCTGGGCATCGGCCGCAAATTCCAGAAACCGACCGTGTTCGAAAGCCATACGGTCTGGGACAATCTCGAACTGGCGCTCAATCGCAATCGCGGTGTCTTTGCGACGCTCTTCTACCGCCTGACGCCTGCCGATCGTGATCGCATCAAGGAAATCCTCGAGACTGTGCGCCTGTCGCATCGGCGGGACGAGCTGGCGGCCAATCTTTCCCATGGCCAGAAGCAGTGGCTGGAGATCGGCATGTTGCTCGCTCAGGAACCGAAGCTGCTTTTGGTCGACGAGCCGGTGGCGGGCATGACGGATGCGGAGACGGCCGAAACGGCGGTGCTGCTGAAAGAGATCGCCAAGACACGCTCGGTGGTGGTGGTCGAGCATGACATGGGCTTCATCCGCGATCTTGGCGTCAAGGTCACGTGCCTGGCGGAGGGGTCGGTTCTGGCGGAAGGATCGATCGATTTCGTCAGCAGCGATCCGAAGGTGATCGAGAATTATCTGGGGCGGTGA
- the urtE gene encoding urea ABC transporter ATP-binding subunit UrtE, with the protein MLTVENANLHYGAAQALRGISVKAEMGKITCVLGRNGVGKSSLLRAVTGQHALSAGTVTFNGVTLNGMAPFARAKQGIGYVPQGREIFPLLTVKENLETGYAPLSRRDRSIPDDIYSLFPVLKSMLSRRGGDLSGGQQQQLAIGRAMVTRPKILVLDEPTEGIQPSIIKDIGRAIRYLRDSTGMAILLVEQYLDFCRELADYVYIMDRGEIVHEGVAETLDTPEARRHLTV; encoded by the coding sequence ATGCTGACAGTCGAAAACGCAAATCTGCATTATGGCGCCGCCCAGGCGCTGCGCGGCATCTCCGTCAAGGCGGAGATGGGCAAGATCACCTGCGTCCTCGGGCGCAATGGTGTCGGCAAGAGCTCGCTCTTGCGTGCTGTCACGGGACAGCATGCGCTATCGGCGGGTACCGTGACCTTCAATGGTGTCACGCTGAACGGCATGGCGCCGTTTGCGCGCGCCAAGCAGGGGATCGGCTATGTGCCGCAGGGACGCGAGATCTTTCCGCTCCTGACCGTGAAGGAAAATCTCGAGACGGGTTATGCGCCGCTTTCCCGCCGTGACCGCAGTATTCCCGACGACATCTACAGCCTGTTCCCGGTGCTGAAATCCATGCTGTCGCGCCGTGGCGGCGACCTTTCGGGCGGCCAGCAGCAGCAACTGGCGATCGGCCGGGCGATGGTGACACGGCCGAAGATCCTGGTTTTGGACGAGCCGACCGAGGGCATCCAGCCGTCGATCATCAAGGATATCGGCCGGGCGATCCGCTATCTCAGGGATTCCACCGGCATGGCGATCCTGCTGGTTGAGCAATATCTCGATTTCTGCCGCGAGCTTGCTGACTACGTCTATATTATGGATCGCGGCGAGATCGTGCATGAGGGGGTGGCGGAGACGCTGGATACGCCGGAGGCCCGCCGCCATCTGACCGTCTGA